Genomic window (Chloroflexota bacterium):
ATTTGCAAGCGTTCTACTCAGAACTCTTGGATTACCATCACGAGCCACAATGATGGCGCTAGGAAGATTAAGGAGAACATAGAGGCCTGAGCGCTTGGGCTAATTCTCACAATCTGGAGGGAAGAACGATGTCTGTATTGGAGCAGACACCTGGATTGTTAGCAGCTTTACAGGGTGAAATGACGCCCAAATTCCTGGCCTCGCGCAACGCAGCAGGTGTGCCGAATGTGGTGCCAGTAGTATCCATCCTTCCTGCGGAGGACCAGCCGGACACCCTATTCTTTGGCAATTTCTTGCTGCGCAAAACCATCCAAAACCTCAACGAAGATCAGCGCGTGGGGATCCTGGTCATCACTCAGGAGTTGCAGGGCTGGGTGCTCAAAGGCGAATTCGTGGAGTTTCAACGTACTGGTGCTTACGTAGATCGTCAGATGAGCAGCTCCCTACTGCGCTACAATGCATACACTGGCATACGCAATGCAGGGGTCATCCGCGTACACTCGGTGGAAGCCGCTTTTGGCATTTCCAAATGGCAAGTAGCCAAGGACTACTTACTGGCGAGATTATCAAGAGCTGGTGGTGTACGAGATGGCGGCGTGAAAATGCCTCTGCCTGTGCAGCGCGAATTTGCCAAAATGATCGCTGTGAAGGTGCTGACCTGGGTCGGAGAAGATGGCTACCCCATAGTGATACCTGCTCTCTCCTTGCAACCGTCCGGAGAAACAAATCTGGTCTGTCGGAAAAGCACGCGGTTCCCAGAACCGCCGCTAGGTTCTTTGGTAGCAGCCAACATCCTGACTTTTGAGGCGATATCTTACCAGGTCAAGGGGCGCTGGGTTGGAAGCGGCAAGACGGGCATCATCCGTGTACAAGAAGTCTACGCCGGTGGTCCGCCCCTTCCGGGCGGCCGAGTAGCATAGATTGAAGCGCCTCCGCAGCAAATGCGGGGGCGCTTCTCTTTTGGAACATTCCCTTACCCTGTGCCGTCTCAAGATATGAAAAACCGCGTATGTCTTGAGGAGGTGCAGATGAAAATGTTGGCGTCAACACGCCCACGGGGTCAGCGTTTCTGGTTTACAACATGCGCCGCTCTGCTGCTATTCCTGACAGCGCACACAACCATCAGAGCAGATGGGTTCATCATTCCCATTCCGCCACCCCGAGTGGAAATCGTGCCCGATCTTGCGGTCAAATATCACCACGTTAGGGTCACCATAGCAGACCAAGTGGCTCAAACAGAAATTGACCAGGTTTTCCTCAACGATTCGCCGTACGACCTGGAAGGCACCTATATCTTCCCCTTGCCTGAAGAAGCCGCCATTTCTGATTTTGCGATGTTTGTAGATGGACAGCGCTTGGCAGGCAAGATCCTGGATAAAGAGGAGGCACGCCGCACTTA
Coding sequences:
- a CDS encoding pyridoxamine 5'-phosphate oxidase family protein, producing the protein MSVLEQTPGLLAALQGEMTPKFLASRNAAGVPNVVPVVSILPAEDQPDTLFFGNFLLRKTIQNLNEDQRVGILVITQELQGWVLKGEFVEFQRTGAYVDRQMSSSLLRYNAYTGIRNAGVIRVHSVEAAFGISKWQVAKDYLLARLSRAGGVRDGGVKMPLPVQREFAKMIAVKVLTWVGEDGYPIVIPALSLQPSGETNLVCRKSTRFPEPPLGSLVAANILTFEAISYQVKGRWVGSGKTGIIRVQEVYAGGPPLPGGRVA